The sequence below is a genomic window from Fluoribacter dumoffii NY 23.
GCTTCAAAATGTACATTACTTCTTGGGCTACGCACATTGTTGGTAAATACATATCCAACCATCTCATCTTCACCAAGGGACTTTTGGATATCGAGCATTTCATCGATTGCTTGCTCTTTTGTTAAACAACAAGTGTGCATTGCCAAGCTAAGTTTTGAACTTAAACGTTTTCTTCTTTCTTCTAATTTGGATTTTTCTTGAGCAGATAAATTTGTTTGGCAAAAAGTCTCAATCTCATGCATTTGTGCTGAATCCAGATTTTCCTTTAATCTGTTATTTTCCAAAAATCCTTTAGATTTCAGAAAACTATAAAGCTCATTTAGCTCTTTAGTTAAAAGGTGTGCATATGACTTTGAAATAGCAGAATCACTGAATTCGCATATTTTTAAAAAATTATAGTACGGGAGCGTTTTAGCGGTAACTGCATCAAGCTGAGCAGCAAAACCCTTAATATTATCTTGTAGGACATGCGTATTAAAATCTCCGTTTCTTATCAAACGAATCCCATGTTTGTTTCTATAATAAGCAAAAATCTCACCCAGCTTTACATAATCAAGGGCGGTTTGATGCTCATCAAAATCCGGGATTGCTCCAATTGGCGAAGCCTGGAATTGTGCCTTTTTGCTAGATTTTTCTCTCATGATAACTCCGGCGAAAGAAATACTGTGGAATAAGATGATTTTTTGGACCATCCGAATTTTGGACTTATGTTAATTATTATAGTATATCTGCTCAAAATGAGGGCAATGCGTATGTGCTATGGGCAAATATTGCTGTTCAAAAATTTAAATGATGCTCTATGAATAAAATCAGTTTTTTGATAAAACGAATCCACTAAGAGTGTTAGGCATAGGCAATCAATCGAAGCAAGAAAAGATTTATGAGGCATTCAATTGCCATTATTTTGAATTAAACTTAGTTCTATAGTGATAATAACTCCAACATAAGGCAGCAATTTTTATGGCTGAAGAATTCAAAATTCCAAATCTAAATGAAATTCGGGAAGCCAGAAAGCTTCTTGGTGATAAAATTTTGTTAACTCCAGTGTGGGAATGGAAGGGGCAGGAAAAAGATGTTCTTTTTGGGAAAAATACGCAATTATTTCTCAAGCTTGAAACTCTCCAATATGGTGGTTGTTTTAAACTTCGCGGTGCCTTATTAAATATGATGGCTCTAAAGGATAGTGAATTAAAAAACGGAGTTACTGCTATAAGTGCTGGTAATCATGCAATTGCAGTAGCGTCCGCTGCAAAACAATTAGGTATTCATGCGAAAGTTGTTATTCCAAAAACAGCTAACAAATTTCGAGTTCAACGGTGTCAAGCTTATGGGGCCGAAATAATCTATTGTGACACCATTAACGAAGGTTTTAATTTAGTCCAAGAAATTGCAAAGCAGGAATCTCGAGCTTTTATTCATCCTTTTGAGGGGTACCATACGGCATTGGGAACTGCCACATTGGGTTTGGAATTTGCGGAACAAACTAAAGGATTAGATGCTGTAGTTATCGCTATAGGAGGAGGCGGCTTATGTGCAGGCGTTTCAAATGCATTCAGTCAAGCACAACCCTCGTGCACTATCTATGGAGTTGAGCCAGAAGGCGCAGACACAATGAATCGCAGTTTCATGGCCAATAAGCCCATGGCCATTAATAAAATTCAAACCATCGCAGATAGCCTGGGTGCACCTAAAGCCGAACCTTATAGTTTCCATTTATGTAAACTGAATGTCGATAAATTAGTAACTGTCAGTGATCAGGAACTTATTACTGCAATGAAATTAATTGCAGAAGAACTTAAAATGATGGTTGAGCCTGCTTGTGCAGCAGGCATTGCTGCATGTCTTGGTCCTCTAAAAAATGAGCTTCATGGAAAAAGGATCGGGATCATTTTTTGTGGGAGTAATATGGATATCAGTACCTTTTGCGGTCATTGTAATGAGTAACACAGTATTACAAATATTCGATAAGATCCTCAATAACAAATAAGGAATGTAAAAAATGGACTTAATGCGGAGAAACTTGATTGGATTAATATATGCTTTTTTCTTTCTTACTCATAGCTTGGCGCAAGCCTCTGTAACTCCCATTATATGCGATCAGGATTATGCGCTTTGTACTTCTGCCCGCTGTATTCCCTTACCTGGAAGTTCGACCAACGCAATTTGTGATTGTGTCGTAGAGAAAGGTAAAAGTGTCGGCTATAAAACGTGCAAAGAGAGAAAACCTGTTCAAGACAGATACAAAGTCATGACGCTCATTTCAACATTTTCATTTGCGCAATTTGCAACCAAGAGCTCAATGAGTTGCCCGCAAGGATCTCCATGGACGAATTGTGTTGATATGGCGTGCACAGTTGATCCGCAAAATTCAAAACGTGCTTTGTGTAATTGTAAGATAGAAAGAGCACAAGCCTTTGTTACTTTTGGCGGTGATTGTAATACCGATACCTGCTCTTCCAGTTACTGGTCTGGTGCAACCAAAGCAAATGGCATCATTCTTCGTAAAGCATTAATGCAAGAATTGCATTCGGAACCAAAGAAACAACCAATGGTGTGCCCCACTAAATCATCACAAACTAAATAAGCATTAAATATATGCTTCTATAAATTTGGAAGCTCATTTTTATTTTTATACTAAAGGAGTTTTTGATTACTTAGCCAGCGAATGTTGGGTCATTCTGACCCAACATTGATTATTCACTATTAAAAACTATACCAGGGAAAAACTATATACTATCACTCAAAATGGAAATAAGACGGCATCGTCAGTCATTTTTCTAGAGCTAATATAAATTGTTGGGTCAAAATGACCCAACTTATTGCCAATTAGAGTTTTGCAAAACTGTTTGCTGCCATTTCAACATCTGACTCATTTTCTTCGATGACATTCTCATCATTTCCTTTTAAAGAGGCA
It includes:
- a CDS encoding threonine ammonia-lyase gives rise to the protein MAEEFKIPNLNEIREARKLLGDKILLTPVWEWKGQEKDVLFGKNTQLFLKLETLQYGGCFKLRGALLNMMALKDSELKNGVTAISAGNHAIAVASAAKQLGIHAKVVIPKTANKFRVQRCQAYGAEIIYCDTINEGFNLVQEIAKQESRAFIHPFEGYHTALGTATLGLEFAEQTKGLDAVVIAIGGGGLCAGVSNAFSQAQPSCTIYGVEPEGADTMNRSFMANKPMAINKIQTIADSLGAPKAEPYSFHLCKLNVDKLVTVSDQELITAMKLIAEELKMMVEPACAAGIAACLGPLKNELHGKRIGIIFCGSNMDISTFCGHCNE